TGGGTGGTTAGCGCTCAATTCTGATGGAGTTGGCATTGGACCTAATGCCTGTGTTCTTAGTTCATCGGTCTTTAATGGCATGATGGTGCAGCCTGCAAATTATTATGAAGCGGTTAAGATAACGGAATTGTCCAGTAGAATAAACCACTAATATAGCTATAGCTCAATCATTTCCATGATCACTTAAATTTTAACGCTATGTTTGCCTAAAAACAGAGCGATTTTCCTGTTAAGTTACTGAACGAATGTCGGTTAGTCATTAAATTGCCAGAATCCCTTGTATTCTATGTGGTGAGTCGGTATTTTGCCAAAAGCAGTAATAATTAGAGCATGGAGCAACAATGAGTTACCAAAAAGAACAGCCTCAAAGAAACACGCCATCGGGACTCAACGTCGGCAATGTGTTGCCCAGTTTTGTGGAGCAAGCCCCAGCGTCTTCTCTATATGTATCCATTTCAGAGCTGATTATGGAGAAGGTGTTTTTTCACCCGGGTTTTTCCGCAGCTGAATCGGAACTTGACCCTGTAGAAACAGAAGCCATTCAAGCGCTGCTTGGTGAGCAGACCGCTGAAGACTTCTTTGTTTCCACTCTTGTTGATGCGATCACTTCTTCAATTACGACTGAACATTCTACTATTTGCGTTGAACTCAATGACGCGACCAGTTACGAAATGAGTGCGTTACTAGGCGGTAAAGTGGAAGCGGACGAAATCAACCCACAGCTTGGTTTACGTGGTGTTTCTCGTTTTTCTTCTGAGTCATATCAAGCCTGTTTTGCCCTTGAGTGCGAAGTCATCAAAACATTACGAAGCCAGGGGCATGACGTGTCTATAGTTGTACCCTGCGTACGTGCATTAAGTGATGCAGCTAAGATCATCGATCGCTTGGCAGAACGTGGACTACCACGCGGTCTAAATGGCTTGAAAGTATTGTTTGCGTGTGACACGCCATCAGCGGTTCTGCTATCTGAGCGCTTGCTGCATTACTTTGACGGCTTAGTGCTTAAGCTAGAAAGCTTAACTCAGCTGACGCTCGGTGTTGATTTGCAGCATGATGAGTTAGCTCACCTGTACGACCCGCAAAACGAAGCGGTGTTGGCTTTAGTCAAGCAAGCAATAGCCGCGTGCCATCAAGTTAACAAACCAGCGAGTCTCTTAGTCGACA
The Vibrio sp. CB1-14 DNA segment above includes these coding regions:
- a CDS encoding putative PEP-binding protein, which translates into the protein MSYQKEQPQRNTPSGLNVGNVLPSFVEQAPASSLYVSISELIMEKVFFHPGFSAAESELDPVETEAIQALLGEQTAEDFFVSTLVDAITSSITTEHSTICVELNDATSYEMSALLGGKVEADEINPQLGLRGVSRFSSESYQACFALECEVIKTLRSQGHDVSIVVPCVRALSDAAKIIDRLAERGLPRGLNGLKVLFACDTPSAVLLSERLLHYFDGLVLKLESLTQLTLGVDLQHDELAHLYDPQNEAVLALVKQAIAACHQVNKPASLLVDNLSDLPQLAELLQDETKVTVFPVSE